Below is a window of Sus scrofa isolate TJ Tabasco breed Duroc chromosome 3, Sscrofa11.1, whole genome shotgun sequence DNA.
GCGCTGCTCTACGCAGGTGCAGACCCTGTGACTTGGCTGGCACCGTCCCTGTGGTAGGAAGCTGGGTTTGGGGAGGGGAAGTGCACAGCGAGGAAGTAAGGACGGCCCCCGCGCGTCGATTGAGCCCTAAGTCCCTGTCCCAGAATCCCAGTCACAGCGCCGAGGGCGCGCCCCTCTGCCAGCCAGAAGCCCAGTACGGCTCCAGCCGGCGCTCGGGTTTCCCCTTCAGAGTCACTGGGGCGGGGCAGGCCCAAATCCCCACGCCCCCCGGCGGCCTGCTGGGGGCGATCCAGGCGGGGCCCGGCGTGCACGTGCGCACAGGGGGCGGGAGCCCACGGCGCCCGCCCTGCAGTTCCCAGACCCCAGCTGCGGCCCCACGTGGGCGCTGCCGGGCGTCGGGGGGTAACCCGGTGAGGCCCCGCCCCAGGGTCCGGGAGCCAGTGAACTCGCGCAGAGGGCGGGGCCTAAGGCCATCCCCCGCCCTCAGGGGGCGGAGCCACCCCGGGAGGTTTAAGAGCCCGGGGCGAGGGCAGTTCCCTGCTGTCGGTGCCGCTGGACGCTAGGTCCTCTACGCTGGTGTGCGGGGTAGGGCGCTCCGCGCGGCCGCCACCCCACCATGCTCAAGCGCTGCGGCCGACGCCTGCTGCTGGCGCTGGCGGGCGCGCTGCTCGCCTGCCTGCTGGTGCTCACGGCCGACCCGCCGCCGCCCCCGGTACCCGCTGAGCGCGGTCGGCGCGCGCTGCGGAGCCTGGCGGGCCCTTCGGGGGCGGCCCCGGCGACCGGGCTGGAGGCGGCGGCTGCGCCAGCGCTAGTCCGCGAGGTGCACAGTCTGTCCGAGTACTTCAGCCTGCTGACCCGCGCTCGTCGAGACGCGGGCTCACCGCCCGGGGGCGTCCACCGCCCTGCCGACGGCCTTCCTCGGCCCCTGGAGCCACTCGCGCCGCACGACGTCTTCATCGCGGTCAAGACCACCAAGAAGTTTCACCGCGCGCGTCTCGACCTGCTGCTGGAGACATGGATCTCCCGCCACAAGGAGATGGTGAGCCCCCGAGgcctgggcaggtgggcaggggacGAGGTGCCCTCTTGTCCAGCTGGTGGCAGCATCCTGTGGGCACCAGGCTGCATCTCTGTCCAGCCACTGGAACTGTGTGGGGGCCAGTGATGCCAGTCCATCCACCTACAGCCTAGTTTGCCTGGTGTGGCCACTCTCCCCATACAGTTGTGGAAGTGGAGTGGGTAtctggtccccccaccccaacttccAGGGCCCTGAGTGGCCTGCACGGACCCTACCCCAGGCACCAGTTGCTGGGGCTGGTGCACTGTGGTGCTTCTTGCTCCTCAAACATTGGAATGCATTTATAGGGAATTACACTCCCCAAACCTCCCAAAGCAGATTCTGCATGGGGCATCCACCCAGGACCCAAAACAGGACTCAGCCAGGCCAGGAGATCCTGACTGTTTAGGTTAGGTCCCCGGAGCACAGGGCCAGTCCCGTCCCCCATGGGATGGGGACAAGTCATTATTGACGGTATTCCGGAGTTGGGGGGTGGGCATGGGTGGGCCCTGGGGAGTACATCTCAAGAGAAAGAAAGGTTTCTGGGTTGGGGGGCCCTCTCTCCACAGCGCAGAAGTCTCTAGAGCCTGGAACCTTTTGCACATCCTAGTCAAGCATCAACTTCCTACACACACATAATAAAGACACACCCCACTTTGAAAATCGCCCTCTGGCTGCAGCAGGACGGTTGGGTTGGGGCAGGACCAGGGCAGAGTGTGAGCCCTgcttggggaggggtgggggtgaggggaacaTCCCTGAGCTGGGAGATTCAAGGGACCAGCTGGGCATTTGGGGTGAGGGCGAAGGACCCTTCACTGGGGTGAGGGCTTGGAGAATAccccacccctcttcctctttgTTTACACCCCTGAGGTCTGGGGATCTTCTGGCCTGGCTGAGCCCTCTTTGGGGGCAGGGCTCTGGTGAGGTCATGATGGGGACCGAGGGGCAGGATCCTATCTGGTCCAAGCGTGGGGAGGGGGCCCTGGAAACCCCGTGGCAGCCTCCCGGGAACACAGCGTCCCTTTCCCAGGGGCTCAGCAGGCTGGTGGGAGGGGGCCGCGGGGGCCGAGGGTTTTGTTTGGCTGCCGGGGCCGTTAGGATTCCCAGCGCCGGGCGGCTCTCACGCCGGCCGCTTGGGCAAGGTAACAAAGCCCCTTTCTCCAGTGGAGAAAGGCGTCCGGCCTCTTGTGTGCAGCTATGTGCTCCATGGGAACCGCCGCCGGCGTGCTGGCCACTCAGGTTGCCTGGCGATGAGGGCCTGTGCCCCCCCCCATGTCCCCGAGTCACAGCACTTGTGGGGCACAGTCACTGAGCCAGGCACCACCCCCTAGAACTCTGcctccctgctgtgtgacctttgccAGTGTTCAGCCCCCTCTGGGCTGCCATCAGCTCTGAGCACCTCTCTTTTTGAACCCTGGAGGCTTTGTCCAGCAAAGGGGATATGGTCAGTGGGGCTCAGGTGGTCTCAGTCAAGCTAGGTGACCGTGGGCAAGACCTGgggcctctctgaccctcagtctcCTCCGAGACTCTGAAATGGGGCAAGCATTGCCCTGCCAATAGGGGGTTGGCAAAGAGGACTAGCAAAACCTGGAGATGTGGGGAGTGAGCCAGGGGGCACTCTCAGTCAGAGCGGGGACCATCACGTCCCTGGACCCTGAGCTCCCCAGTGAAGGGCCACTCACGTGTCCTTCTTGCCAGCCGACCCCACCCAGGAGAGGCGGAGTCTGTCCCTGTCCCTGATGGTTGATCAGTTCATGTGTCACCGCAAGCAAGAGCCCCTCTTAGAGTGTATGGGGGCAGGGGTCCTTGAAACTGTTTCAGCGGAGGGTCCTTCTTTCCCAACCTTGTGCAGTGATTCAGAGCCAGTCTAATGGGGGGGACTCAAGGAAGTCAGGGCTGCAGCGGGGGAAACCCAGAGAGGCTGTGCGAGCTGAAAGTGGGCATCTGACCCACGTCGGGGAAGgggggacttcctggaggaggtgccatTTGAGCTAGACTGAGAATAGAAAATGCCCAGAAAGGGCAATTGGGCATCTCGAGCACAagcctggtgggggggggaggcggtGTGTGCAAGAAGCTTCCAGCAACTGGAGTGACTTGGGTGGGGGGCGGTCAGCAGAGGCCGGACCATGACAGGCCTTGAAGTTCTAGGATGAGGGGCTGGGCTTTGGCCCACACgttcctcccccatccctcccagcAGTGGGCCAGGCTGCCGCGGCTGCCACCACAGCGGCCACAATAGTTGGGGGAGAGCTTGGCATCCTGTGTTTCTTTGAATCGCAGCTCCAGGAACAATGCTGCTTCCTGTGGGTGTCCCCCGCCCGTCCTCAGGCAGCCCTGCTGCCCTCGCTGCCCcgctcttcctcctccagccctgtCATCgtcagggaagtggggagggcgGGATGGGGGGGTGGTCTTGGTCCCTGGAGGGCACGGCTGGGGTGGACTGGTACCAGCTCCGTCTCAGGGTGTGCCtttcagggcctcagtttccccacttgtGCACTTGGCGGTTAACCTGTCCTCCTCCCAGGGCTGTTAGATGAAAGAAGGGGGCACCTGTGAGCCCTGGTTACCCCGTTGCACaggggggaaactgaggcctgagcAGCCGGGGAGGCCCACGGCAGGCAGCCCATCCCCTCCTCTCCTGGTTGCTCTGCCGTGGGGAGACAGGAGGCCCGGCACCCTCACACCCCCGCAGCCCCACGCCTCCGCCTCCTAGTGCTGCTCTCTGAACAAAGGTGACTTTAATCTCCGTAGCCTGGGGCTGGGTTTTTAGGACACCACCAAAGCGCGGGAGAACAGGCCTCGCTTGATCTCATTAAGaaagcattttccttttaatCCAGTGGCGGCAACAGGGCGTCTGCACGGGCCGGCCTCAGCCTCCCACGGCATTCCTGGGCTGAGGTgctggggagcaggtgggggctGGATGCGAGTCTGTGCGTGCGGGCCGCCCTGGGGTGTCTGCTCTGGAAGGAGAGGGTGCATGTGCCGAAAGGGTGAGGAAGGAGTCTGCCACCCGCTTAGCTCTGTCTGGGCTCACCCGGCTTGTTGCCTCTGCCCAGCGTGTGCCCAGGTGTGGGGTCCGGCCAGGCAAGGAGCTGGGGCTGCCAGTCGAGAGCGGCCCCCAGGTCCCCGGGTGTGTAATGTGTGCCAGGCCTGCACATGCTGGATCTAACCTTGGACCTTTTTGTTCCCAGAAGGAGACCGAGCCCTGGTGGGCGAGGAGGTGGGGGGTCTCCTTCGGCCTGTGCTCAGAGCACCCTCTCCCGGGCCCCTGGCTTTGCACTCAGCCACGCCTGGGTGCACGGGGTGGCACGCGCTGGGCGGGCcgggcagaggaaggaacattcctcCCCGTGTGCCGACGGGCCCAGGCGGGCGCCGGCAGCTCCGGGCCCCTCCTCGTTGCCCCCCCACCGCCCGCCCGCTTCCGCGGAGCGATCCTGGCAGAGGTAGCCCTGTGCTGGCACAGGTGGAGCCTTGATGTGGCCTTGAGGGAGGCCGGTCTGCGCGCCCGAGTTTCCTTGCCTGAGCAGCGGGCGGGGCGTTGGGGGCGCCGATCCCTGCACTGGAGCAGGTGCGGTTTCCTGCCTCGACCTTGCTGACCGTTGGAGTCTCGTTAGAACCCTGGAGGATGCTTTGGCTCAGTGAAAGTGACCGGCTCTGCTGGCTGGTCACACGGCCAGGGTGCGGGGGGCCTCAGCTTGAGGGCCCAGCCCGGGGGACTCTGCAGGCTGTGGCTGCACCTCTGCCCGCCGGACCTTGCGCCCAGCCCGGCCCAGTTAACCAGGCCAGCTGTATGGTAATGTGCTGCGCGGCCACTCCCGCTTAACGCGGCCGAGTTCCCCTGCCTCGCGCGGCCCAGGACAAAGCTGGCGGACAATGCCTGGTGATTCACCCTCCCTCCGGGCCCTTTGTCCGCCAGGGCTTGGCAGCCGCCCAGCAAAAGCCTTTGTCCCCGACTGATTGAGACTTGGCTTCCCAAAGCCAACCTCCTCCGCCTGTCCCCCCACcgccctctgcccctcccagagGCCGGCCACTGTGTCAATAAGGGTGTGTGCCCCGCCAGGTGCGTGGGGCGGGCGGGGAGCCGGTTACCTGGCGGGTGGGCGGGGCGCCCCACCTGGCTCGTGCCGGCACAGCTGCCAGGTGACCTTGGGCCCAGCTGCCCAGGTGGAGAGGGGGTTCTTCCTGAGCCCCTGGCCCATGTCTCCTCAGGCTGGGCACTCGAGCCCCATGCTGCCCgtggggaaattgaggctcagagaagggtgGGGCATGGGCGCCACGGAGGGTCCTGTGAAGCCGCAGGGTGCCCAGCCCTGGACCCCACGGTGACTGCCTGTTCAAGGCCGTATTTCTCCCTGCAGACGTTCATTTTCACCGACGGGGAAGACGAAGCCCTGGCCAAGCGCACGGGTGAGCCCTgcgtgtggggagggaggggggctccACCTCCTGGAAACCCTCCCCTCTGGAGAGGTCACCGAGGCCACGGGCCTGGGAGGGCAGTTTACTCAACGGGTTTGCTCATGGCCCCGCCCCCCCACTCGCCCCCCACCCAATTTTCATGCAAATGAGGCCCTTTCAGCTCGGGCCCTTTGAGCTGCTGTGGCGGCAACAGGTGGCTGGTGCTGGGAAAAGCTGCCTGaatgggcgggggcggggcggggcggggcgcggcgcCTGGGAGGGGCtaggctgggggggcggggggctcgcCAGGCCCGGGTCCCGCTCCTGCGAGGGGCTGAGTCGGGAGGCCCGCTGTTGCTCGCCCAGCTTGACCGACTGCCACCCCCTTATCTTGCTCTGCTCTCCGGGGACCTGCTGTGTGAGCCCAGGCCCCGGCGGCTCTCTCGCCATCGGCTGGGACCCACTCACAGCCCCTCCCCTTGTCCGCAGGCAACGTGGTCAATACTAACTGCTCGGCCGCCCACAGCCGCCAGGCGCTGTCCTGCAAGATGGCCGTGGAGTACGACCGCTTCATCGAATCCGGGAGAAAGTGAGTGCCGGCCTTTGGCTGGGGCCCAGCGGTGTCCCCGTCCCCTCGCAGGGCTCCTGCCCCGGCTGCGCCCCCCCCAGCCCGCTCCACCCCCGCACGGCGCCCTGACGGCCTGCCTCTTGCCAGGTGGTTCTGCCACGTGGATGATGATAACTACGTGAACGTGCGGGCcttgctgaggctgctggccagTTACCCGCACACACAGGACATCTACCTGGGCAAGCCCAGCCTGGACAGGCCCATCCAGGCCACGGAGAGGGTCAGCGAGACCAAGGTGGTGAGTGTTCCAGCCACACAGGCCTGTGGCGCGGGGGTTGGAGGGGCGGCGGCCCCCCCGCAGCCTGGCAGTGGGGTCTGGGAGTCTCACCACGCTCCCCCTCCCACAGCGGCCGGTCCACTTCTGGTTTGCCACCGGCGGGGCAGGCTTCTGCATCAGCCGAGGGCTGGCCCTGAAGATGAGCCCATGGGCCAGGTGAGTGCACTGGGGCACAGGTGGGCCCGCCCCACGTGGCAAGGTCACCACACCGAGGGGCCTGGCTTGGTTCATCTTCCCAGCAGCAGTGGTGCACGGGCAGGTTGGGCTGACCCACCACCGCCCACCGGTCACTAGGGTGGTCAGCACCCAGGTCGGGGAGGACCCCTTCCTGCACCTGGTAACCCCCTCCTTGCAGAGAATCATCAGGCTGGAGTGGAGGAGGGGGCCGTCCTGTGGCTCAGGTGGGGGGGAGCAGCCAGGCGCCAGAGCGTGTGAGGGACACAGACGGGGCTGCGAGCTCCGCTGGGCATGTCCGCCTCCTCCCGGAGCTTGACCAAGCGCTCCGTGTGACATTCTGTCTGGCGGGGTCCCGCCCAGCCCCCCACTTCTGCTCACTCTGGCCCCCTGGTCCTTCCCTCCCGCAGCGGAGGCCACTTCATGAGCACGGCCGAGCGGATCCGGCTGCCGGACGACTGTACCATCGGCTACATCGTGGAGGCTCTGCTGGGCGTGCCCCTCATCCGCAGTGGGCTCTTCCACTCCCACCTGGAGAACCTGCAGCAGGTGCCCACCTCCGAGCTCCATGAGCAGGTGCGCCTCCTGGGGGCCTGGGAAGGGACTTGGGACTGAGCAAAGCAGCagctggaagaggaaggaaggggcagcCGGGACAGAGGAGTGAaatggggtgggagaggagggggggAAGGTGGGACCGCTGTGTTAAATAGGTCACCAAAGACCCTACCGCCGGTTGCCACCCACACATGGATCCCTCTACCGGTGCGCCCCCGCCTAAGTCCTGTTGTCCATCCTTCCCGCCTCTGCCTTCAGCGGGACCCCTGCTCTGCTTTTTGGGTCTCCCCTGTGTCCGCAGAGATTCTGGTCACAGCTAATGACACTGCCAGCCCCGGCCGAAGCCCCTGTGGACTTTTACTCCCCAGGGGTGTGGGCAGTGGGAGCGTGGATCTTCCTTGGTCCGAGGGTGGGCGGAAGGCAAGGCTGTTCCCTCATTCCGAGCCGTGGGCAGAGCCGGGCGGAGGGGGAGGCACTGGGATCCCTCCTGGCATCACTCTGTCCCTCTCCCTGCAGGTGACCTTGAGCTATGGCATGTTTGAAAACAAGCGGAATGCCGTCCACATTAAGGGACCTTTCTCAGTGGAGGCGGACCCATCCAGGtgaggaacctgaggcccagGTAGGGGCGGGGCTTCTGTAGGGTCCCCTGGGGGTCTGCTGCCGCCAAGCAGCATGACTCAGCAGTGCCCCCAGGAGCCTGCGCGGGTGGAGGAGGGCCCCTGCCCCCGCGCTGTGAactcagcacccccaccccccacagacCAGCCCCCCACTCTGTCCCCACAGGTTCCGCTCCATCCACTGCCACCTGTACCCGGACACACCCTGGTGTCCCCACACTGCCATCTTCTAGCCATTATGGCTGAAACCCGGTCCCTGGGCACCCCTGGTATCCAAAGGGCCCGGGGACCCCTGTTGTGCCGCCCTGGCCTTGGCATTTGAGGCTCTCCCagggctgtgcctgtgtgtgtaccGTGTGCCCGTCCGTGCAGCAGACTGCTGGGCAGCTCTGCTCTGCCGAGGGCAGGCCCGGTCCCGGCTGTCTTTCCCTGCTCCACCCCGGGAGGATTGTTAAGTCACAGTGACCTCGGACAGCGGTTTTATTATGACTCTGGGGTCTTTGGGGCAGCATGGGGACCAGATGTGCACGCGCCTTTTCTTCCTGCTGAGCACAGGCCTGCCTCTGCGGGCACTTGCACCCTGGGGTCCTGCGTCTGCCTCAGAGCCCCCAGGACCACTCACCAGGCTCAGGGCCAGGAAGCTGGGTCTTGGGAGGTGTGGCCCGAGCCCCCTGCCCACTCCCGAGCTCTGGCCTGGGCACCGTGGCTCAGAGGAACAGCAGCCGCGGTGGTCTTGCCACTGGGTGAAGTGCAGCGCTGTCCGGGCAGGGGTCTTCCCTGGCCTCTCAGCCCTCTTCCCTTTGTGATGGGGAGTCAGCTGAGGGTTTTATCTCCTCTCCCAAGTAGAGAGAAAGTCGCCCATAGTGGGTGTGTCTGTAAATATTGTGACAGTATTTTTTACTGTGCTTGTTTTTGGAAAGGGGCTGGGTAAAAAGTAgggtgtttttgtctttgttttcggggctgggggagggtgttattttatcttttctgtggatCAGAAAAAGCAGAAGCCAAACTTGGGATAATTTTTGTGTTAAAGCGGATGGCAATGGCTAACACGCTGTGTATTTATATGTCGTGGCCCCTGGCCTCTCCCCGCCCACCTCCTGCATAGCCCGACTCCCACCAGCCCAGCTCCGCACACCTGGCCCGTGGGGTgtgttttgtcttctgtttttctttctgcaaagACACAGCTAGGAAAGTGAATAAGGGAAAAGTTCTCAGGGAATTCAAGTGTGTTGCTATGGTGACGTCCTTTGCTGTGAATAAAGATGCTCTTTGGGACAACGGGGGTCCTGGTCTTGGCTGGAACTTGGACCAGCGTGCAGGTTTGTGAGAGGTGGctccagggaggctgggggcctgTTTGCACTCTCGTGGGGGAGGTGGGTAGGCCCCTCCCGCTCCAGCCTACTATTGCGGGAAGGGAACATGTGCCATCAGAAtagtaacttggagttccctctgtagtGCAGTGAAatcggcggcatctctgcagcgccaggatgcaggtccGGTCcccgacccagcacagtgggttaaaggatccggcattaccccAGCGGCAGtgtgggttgcaactgtggcttggatctgatccccggccggggaactccatatgccacgggtgggggtgggggggcaaaaaaggaaaaataacttgcAGTGGCCTGGGAGGTGTGGCCACCCCAGGGCCCCCTTGGCTGTAGGGGAGCCTCACCCAGACAAGCAGCTCTAAGGCTCTGAAGCCCCAGTCTGTGCCAGCCTGGCCCTGGAAAGCTGCCAGGGAGTCCAGCCCTTCCTGCAGGAGGACAGGGGCTGGCAGCGGCTTGGCCTGGCACCTCCTTGCCTGGCTTCTTCCCGCTCCCAAGCTCATACTCTTaacccactttacagaggaggaaactgaggctcagagcggGTGATGCCCAAGCTTGGGCCTCTGGGCTGGTGGAGAGTCCAAACGCTGAGGCCAGGGGGCCCTGGGTCCCaggctcaccccacccccacgcctTCAGCTCTGGAGGAGGATTCGTTCTGCCCTGTTTTCTGAACCCAGCTCAGGCCCTTTCTTCCTCAAATCCAGCCTTTGTGacggtgggagtggggaggggccgCTGGGGaatcccctcccccgcccggtGGCcgcggggggcggtgggggggagcCCTCACTTCCTCTTCCTCAAACCAAGCCCACacaccaccccctcctccccgctcccTCTGGCGGCCACCCCCAGGGGACGTGCCAGGACCCGGGGCTCCCTCTGCTCCAAGCTTAGCCCTCTCCACACGGCCCAAGGCCCAGTGGTTTGAAGAGTGccttccccttcctgccccacccccaccagacaCCCACACTCAGCACCCCCAAAGGGGCGGCAGAGGGCCTCTTCCTCACTGGGGCCTGACCCGGCCAGCTTTGCACGCCCTGAGTCAGCAGCGCGGTTTCCACGGCAGTGCCCCGGAGGGGTGGGCAGTGACTGGGACCGTGGGGGAGAGGGAGTGCCCCTTGCCATCACACAGCCTGGCTCCCCCAGACTCGCCTCAGCACCCCGctctgtggaggcatgggggGCGTACGGCAGCGGAACTGCTGCCACCTGTGGGCAGAGGCCGTGggcctccttcctgcctgcctgagTCACAGGAGCCTCTGCCCCCGGCAGCGTGTGGACCCAGGGCCCCAGAGCCGCCCCCAGCGCCTGGCAGCGCCTCCTCACAGGGCTGGCagggccctgggacacaggtgtgACCACAGCAGGTGGAGCCCGCGTCGGAGTTGGGACCCTTGCTTGATCACAAACCGTCCCCGCACGGGGCAGGGCCAGAGCAGAGACAGCAGAGCCGAGGCGCTCAGGGCGGGGTGGGGCAGAGGCCTCCATCTGAGCGAGGGGGAGCCGGGGTGGGCAGGGGGGCATCAGGAGAGGCCCGGCCAGCAGCACCTCGACCTTTCCTCTAGCGCAGCTGAGGGAGGAGGACGTTCTGCTGCCGCAGAAGAGGAAGCAGGTCCAGGAGGCCTTACGGGAACTGGGCAGCCCCGAGCCCTCCATCCGCTGCCCTGGGTGCTGTAAGGAAGGGGGCCCTCCCCCCAGAAGATGAGTCACGGGGCAGAAGAGGTGGCCTCCCTTCTGGAGGCATgacagggtgggggcggggcagccaTACCCCGTCCTCTGGTGGCATCGCCCTCCCCCCCTGGCACTGCCCCTCCCAACACCAGGCCAGTGGCTGGCTGCACAGGGTCCTGGCTGGCTCCATGGGCTCCCcattccccagcctggcctcccaAACTGCCAGCCACTCAGggactttcaaaaataaaaagtaaaaccgcaccctggggctgctgggcactcagcaccccccaccccgccccgccttGGCTTCTGTGCTACCAGGCTGGTGCCGGAacagaggcagagccaggtccTGGAGGGGGCAGAGCCAGCCCATTTTTTGTCTGTCAGATCCACTGGCTGGTCCTGCTGCCACCCCAGGCCCATCTGCCCGCCCGACCCCAGCCTCACCAAACATTCTTGGATGTGACACCTTCCCCAAGTCCTTTCTGAGCCCAGGGCTGGACACCCACAAGGCACTGGTCCACTCCTAGAAGGGGACCCCGGGACCAGGGGGCTCCTTGTCTAGGCCCCTGGAGGGTGCCCAGATTACGTCGCCACGCTGAATCTGGGGCTCAGAGTTGAGGCTGCCCCCTACTGCCCCTGCCAGGGCCTCTGGCGGGGACACCGCCCTGTGACCCCCTGCAGCCCTTGTGCACTGCCTGGTGGTTTGTCTCCCACCCTCATCTGCCTTTCTCAGGGTCTCTACCTGGGAGTCGCTGTGGGCAGGGAGGCCAGCCCTCTTTGAAGCCCCTTGCTTGCTCTTAAAGGCTCGCACCACAAATCTTTGGTATCAGCACCATTTGGTGCATGCTGTATGGTGATGGCAAAAGGCAAGCTTGAGCTGGCCACTGCAGGCCACTCCTGCCACCGTCCTGGCCCCCCACTCGGGTG
It encodes the following:
- the LFNG gene encoding beta-1,3-N-acetylglucosaminyltransferase lunatic fringe, which produces MLKRCGRRLLLALAGALLACLLVLTADPPPPPVPAERGRRALRSLAGPSGAAPATGLEAAAAPALVREVHSLSEYFSLLTRARRDAGSPPGGVHRPADGLPRPLEPLAPHDVFIAVKTTKKFHRARLDLLLETWISRHKEMTFIFTDGEDEALAKRTGNVVNTNCSAAHSRQALSCKMAVEYDRFIESGRKWFCHVDDDNYVNVRALLRLLASYPHTQDIYLGKPSLDRPIQATERVSETKVRPVHFWFATGGAGFCISRGLALKMSPWASGGHFMSTAERIRLPDDCTIGYIVEALLGVPLIRSGLFHSHLENLQQVPTSELHEQVTLSYGMFENKRNAVHIKGPFSVEADPSRFRSIHCHLYPDTPWCPHTAIF
- the LOC110259834 gene encoding proline-rich protein 36-like, coding for MGSPWSQPGPCAASHWPGVGRGSARGGGRCHQRTGYGCPAPTLSCLQKGGHLFCPVTHLLGGGPPSLQHPGQRMEGSGLPSSRKASWTCFLFCGSRTSSSLSCARGKVEVLLAGPLLMPPCPPRLPLAQMEASAPPRPERLGSAVSALALPRAGTVCDQARVPTPTRAPPAVVTPVSQGPASPVRRRCQALGAALGPWVHTLPGAEAPVTQAGRKEAHGLCPQVAAVPLPYAPHASTERGAEASLGEPGCVMARGTPSPPRSQSLPTPPGHCRGNRAADSGRAKLAGSGPSEEEALCRPFGGAECGCLVGVGQEGEGTLQTTGPWAVWRGLSLEQREPRVLARPLGVAARGSGEEGVVCGLGLRKRK